From Actinosynnema mirum DSM 43827, a single genomic window includes:
- a CDS encoding DUF6801 domain-containing protein — MLKQSSTARRVVGGLAAGVAVAGSVAFAGAGTGLAATASLTLVYNCPFPLIGAQDMSVRITTTNLPDSAVVGQPTPATNVTAVATVPATATLGLSLVGAKTVQGTAIANTSINNAGTTQGVVANMTIPSTAVPSSGSFNTTATGSTPPVTFSKAGTTIITVGNFSTTLTPRKADGSLTGLGTFTSNCTLKAGQQTELHRFQVSAAGVQVAQREAPAVSKGSSSDSDEEPARPAFHAQSPAPEAAQDDPLPPLRLDFGVTGASSIKKLGSSLPLGPGTLGADVDLATGTFTGDLALPDAKGEFSLFGFLPAKATVRLIPRGPTTGVISEGAVTATTKVDIKLTDVRVLGIPVVGGPLLNCTTTEPSTVTLSSGPGFDPLLGGPLSGDYRIAPFSGCGLATVIVNGTIPGDGNTLALDIARA; from the coding sequence ATGCTGAAGCAGAGTTCCACCGCACGACGGGTCGTCGGCGGGCTCGCGGCCGGGGTCGCCGTCGCGGGCTCCGTGGCCTTCGCGGGCGCGGGGACGGGCCTGGCCGCAACCGCCTCGCTCACCCTGGTCTACAACTGCCCGTTCCCGCTGATCGGCGCGCAGGACATGAGCGTGCGGATCACCACGACGAACCTGCCCGACTCCGCGGTGGTGGGCCAGCCGACGCCCGCCACCAACGTCACCGCCGTCGCCACGGTCCCCGCGACCGCCACCCTGGGCCTGTCCCTGGTCGGCGCGAAGACCGTGCAGGGCACCGCGATCGCGAACACCAGCATCAACAACGCGGGCACCACCCAGGGCGTGGTCGCGAACATGACCATCCCGAGCACCGCAGTGCCCTCGTCCGGCTCGTTCAACACCACCGCGACCGGCTCCACCCCGCCCGTGACCTTCTCCAAGGCGGGCACCACGATCATCACGGTCGGCAACTTCAGCACCACGCTCACCCCGCGCAAGGCCGACGGCAGCCTGACGGGCCTGGGCACGTTCACGTCCAACTGCACGCTCAAGGCCGGGCAGCAGACCGAGCTGCACCGGTTCCAGGTCAGCGCGGCCGGTGTCCAGGTCGCCCAGCGGGAGGCCCCCGCCGTCTCGAAGGGGTCCTCCTCGGACTCCGACGAGGAGCCTGCCAGACCGGCGTTCCACGCGCAGTCCCCCGCTCCTGAGGCCGCTCAGGACGACCCGCTCCCGCCGCTGCGCCTGGACTTCGGCGTCACCGGCGCGTCCTCGATCAAGAAGCTGGGCTCCAGCCTCCCGCTGGGCCCCGGCACCCTGGGCGCCGACGTCGACCTGGCCACCGGCACGTTCACCGGCGACCTGGCGCTGCCGGACGCGAAGGGCGAGTTCTCGCTGTTCGGGTTCCTGCCCGCGAAGGCGACCGTGCGGCTCATCCCGCGCGGCCCCACCACGGGCGTGATCTCCGAGGGCGCGGTCACCGCGACCACGAAGGTGGACATCAAGCTCACCGACGTGCGGGTGCTGGGCATCCCGGTGGTCGGCGGCCCGCTGCTCAACTGCACGACGACGGAGCCGAGCACGGTGACCCTGTCGTCGGGCCCCGGTTTCGACCCGCTGCTCGGCGGTCCGCTCAGCGGCGACTACCGGATCGCGCCGTTCTCGGGCTGCGGCCTGGCGACGGTGATCGTGAACGGCACCATCCCCGGCGACGGCAACACCCTCGCGCTGGACATCGCCCGCGCGTGA
- a CDS encoding MCE family protein, translating to MAGLLFAVLLLGICALSTAVYLGVFRGEAPVLLRTDRVGNQLQVGSEVKLLGVPIGRVRAVRATGDGAEIELGIDPGQVGLVPGNTTARLLPKTLFGERYVSLEAPARPSGALAAGDVIDQDRSGAAVELERVLADLMPTLQAVRPDKLSAALTSIARALRGRGEDLGDTVVELDEHLRAFTPDLPALTEDLGKLAGVAEVYAGAGDDLVSALADITTTSRTLARQRADLAALHRNLTTAADDLTAFVSANSGNLVALAGSARPSLELFAEHAPGYRCVLRAVDQLRPAVDQALGKGGDQPGLHGELVVVPGRGGRDPGPDAPGHPCPQGPANAVAPGDVPGWAGLLLGSGVR from the coding sequence TTGGCGGGATTGCTCTTCGCGGTGCTGCTGCTCGGGATCTGCGCGCTTTCCACCGCCGTGTACCTGGGCGTCTTCCGGGGCGAGGCCCCGGTGCTGCTGCGCACCGACCGGGTCGGCAACCAGCTCCAGGTGGGCTCCGAGGTGAAGCTGCTCGGCGTGCCGATCGGGCGGGTGCGCGCGGTGCGGGCCACCGGGGACGGGGCCGAGATCGAGCTGGGGATCGACCCCGGGCAGGTCGGACTGGTGCCGGGGAACACCACGGCGCGGCTCCTGCCGAAGACGCTGTTCGGCGAGCGGTACGTGAGCTTGGAGGCCCCCGCGCGGCCGAGCGGGGCGCTGGCGGCCGGGGACGTCATCGACCAGGACCGCAGCGGCGCGGCGGTGGAGCTGGAGCGGGTGCTGGCGGACCTGATGCCCACGTTGCAGGCGGTGCGGCCGGACAAGCTGTCGGCCGCGCTCACCTCGATCGCGAGAGCGCTGCGGGGGCGGGGGGAGGACCTGGGGGACACCGTGGTGGAGCTGGACGAGCACCTGCGGGCGTTCACCCCCGACCTGCCCGCGCTCACCGAGGACCTGGGCAAGCTCGCGGGGGTGGCCGAGGTGTACGCGGGGGCGGGGGACGACCTGGTGTCCGCGCTGGCCGACATCACCACGACCAGCCGCACCCTCGCCCGCCAGCGCGCGGACCTGGCCGCGCTGCACCGGAACCTGACCACGGCGGCCGACGACCTCACCGCGTTCGTCTCCGCCAACTCCGGCAACCTGGTGGCGCTCGCGGGCAGTGCCAGACCGAGCCTGGAGCTGTTCGCGGAGCACGCCCCGGGCTACCGCTGCGTCCTGCGGGCCGTGGACCAGCTCCGGCCCGCCGTCGACCAGGCGTTGGGGAAGGGCGGCGACCAGCCCGGCCTGCACGGGGAGCTGGTGGTGGTTCCGGGGCGCGGGGGGCGCGATCCGGGGCCGGACGCGCCCGGACACCCCTGTCCGCAGGGGCCCGCGAACGCGGTCGCGCCCGGTGACGTGCCGGGCTGGGCGGGGCTGCTGCTCGGCTCGGGGGTGCGCTGA
- a CDS encoding MCE family protein, whose product MRGGVGGLAGPLVKFGVFVVVTVAATAFLAATITGVDLGPGTGYTARFTDVTALAEGDEVRMSGVRIGQVESMALVDDELVDVRFSVERGRSLSAEVTATVKYRNLVGQRYVSLDQPAGRIGERLPEGGLIPVERTTPALDLTALFNGFRPLFQALNPEDVNRLSLQIVQVLQGEGGTVESLLAHTASLTSALAAKDRVIGEVVDNLNTVLQTVNSRGDKFSSLIAALRALVSGFAADRESVGSAIGGIGALTDSTARLLEQGRRPLKDDVDRLGLLAGNLADAPELESFVRTLPVKFEAIGRTASYGSWLNFYLCLAKSDAPPAPGGGDVGIPLTEARCRR is encoded by the coding sequence ATGCGCGGCGGGGTGGGTGGGCTGGCGGGGCCGCTGGTCAAGTTCGGGGTGTTCGTCGTCGTCACCGTCGCGGCCACCGCGTTCCTCGCCGCCACGATCACCGGCGTCGACCTCGGGCCGGGGACCGGGTACACCGCCCGCTTCACCGACGTCACCGCGCTCGCCGAGGGCGACGAGGTGCGCATGTCCGGGGTGCGGATCGGGCAGGTCGAGTCGATGGCGCTGGTGGACGACGAGCTCGTCGACGTCCGCTTCTCGGTGGAGCGCGGGCGTTCGCTGTCCGCCGAGGTCACCGCGACCGTCAAGTACCGCAACCTGGTCGGCCAGCGCTACGTCTCGCTCGACCAGCCCGCCGGGCGGATCGGCGAGCGGCTGCCCGAGGGCGGGCTCATCCCGGTCGAGCGCACCACGCCCGCGCTCGACCTCACCGCGCTGTTCAACGGGTTCCGGCCGCTGTTCCAGGCGCTGAACCCCGAGGACGTCAACCGGCTGTCGCTGCAGATCGTCCAAGTCCTGCAAGGAGAGGGCGGCACGGTCGAGAGCCTGCTCGCGCACACCGCTTCCCTCACCTCCGCGCTCGCCGCCAAGGACCGGGTGATCGGCGAGGTGGTGGACAACCTCAACACCGTGCTCCAGACGGTGAACTCGCGCGGCGACAAGTTCTCCTCGCTCATCGCCGCCCTGCGCGCCCTGGTGTCCGGGTTCGCCGCCGACCGGGAGAGCGTCGGCTCCGCCATCGGCGGCATCGGCGCGCTCACCGACAGCACCGCCCGCCTGCTGGAGCAGGGAAGGCGACCGCTCAAGGACGACGTCGACCGGCTCGGCCTGCTCGCGGGGAACCTCGCCGACGCGCCCGAGCTGGAGTCCTTCGTGCGCACCCTGCCGGTGAAGTTCGAGGCCATCGGCCGCACCGCCTCCTACGGCTCGTGGCTCAACTTCTACCTGTGCCTGGCGAAGTCCGACGCGCCGCCCGCGCCGGGCGGCGGCGACGTCGGCATCCCCCTCACCGAAGCGAGGTGCCGCCGATGA
- a CDS encoding MCE family protein gives MTRRPALIGAFGLVALVVAVALALGLDAVPLTSGTRYRAEFAEAAGLEPDDEVRVSGMKVGEVTRVELRGDRVLVEFRVRGPAVGDRSTADIRIKTLLGQKFLALDSAGGDPLDPDTPIPLERTTSPYDVVDAFNGLAGTLGGLDAEQLAESFRVLSDSFRDTPEHVRGALDGLTSLSRTISTRDQELRTLLDGTEEVSGALAERADDVTAIVEDGNRLLAEINRRRAAISGLLDGARELSRQLSGLVADNDERLRPALEQVERVTDLLRREQAAFERGLSLAGPYYRLLSDATGTGPWVDTYVCGLVVTTERRDCPTGGR, from the coding sequence ATGACCCGCAGACCGGCGCTGATCGGGGCCTTCGGGCTCGTCGCGCTCGTCGTCGCCGTCGCCCTCGCGCTCGGGCTGGACGCCGTCCCGCTGACCTCGGGCACCCGCTACCGCGCCGAGTTCGCCGAGGCCGCCGGGCTCGAACCCGACGACGAGGTCCGGGTGTCCGGCATGAAGGTCGGCGAGGTGACCCGCGTCGAGCTGCGCGGCGACCGGGTGCTCGTGGAGTTCCGGGTGCGCGGGCCGGCCGTCGGCGACCGCAGCACCGCCGACATCCGCATCAAGACGTTGCTGGGGCAGAAGTTCCTGGCCCTGGACAGCGCGGGGGGCGACCCGCTCGACCCGGACACGCCCATCCCGCTGGAGCGCACCACCTCGCCCTACGACGTGGTCGACGCGTTCAACGGGCTCGCGGGCACCCTCGGCGGCCTGGACGCCGAGCAGCTCGCGGAGAGCTTCCGGGTCCTGTCCGACTCGTTCCGCGACACCCCCGAGCACGTCCGGGGCGCGCTGGACGGCCTGACCTCGTTGTCCCGCACCATCTCCACCCGCGACCAGGAGCTGCGCACCCTGCTCGACGGGACCGAGGAGGTCAGCGGGGCGCTCGCCGAGCGGGCCGACGACGTCACCGCGATCGTCGAGGACGGCAACCGGCTGCTCGCCGAGATCAACCGGCGGCGCGCCGCCATCAGCGGCCTGCTGGACGGGGCCCGCGAGCTCTCCCGCCAGCTGAGCGGACTGGTGGCGGACAACGACGAGCGGCTGCGGCCCGCGCTGGAGCAGGTCGAGCGGGTCACCGACCTGCTGCGCCGCGAGCAGGCCGCGTTCGAGCGCGGCCTCTCCCTGGCCGGGCCGTACTACCGGCTGCTGTCCGACGCGACGGGGACCGGGCCGTGGGTGGACACCTACGTGTGCGGGCTGGTCGTCACCACCGAGCGGCGCGACTGCCCCACCGGGGGGCGCTGA
- a CDS encoding MCE family protein: MFRSVAQRRRYLLLAQVMVLVLLVATAVWWVFLQPQGIRFTARFASAVGVHPESDVRVLGVRVGRVLSVVPERDSVRVEVELDHGVRAPADVRAAVVAPSVVADRYLQLAPAYTGGEPLAAGAVVPLERTAASIELDQLYGSLERLLDALGPDGANREGALSDLLGTGASVLDGNGAKLGEAVRELASATRVLAGSRDDLFGAVDNLEEFTGALASVDEQVGQLAGQLADVAGFFAAERGDLEALLGELASALEAVRGFVKDNRGRLESTVDDLAELTGVLAAQRGSLDEAVRSAPRALHNVVDAYDPESGRLTVRANLTEFVSDLLSVPGGPR, from the coding sequence ATGTTCCGCAGCGTGGCGCAGCGGCGGCGGTACCTGCTCCTCGCGCAGGTGATGGTCCTGGTGCTGCTCGTGGCGACCGCCGTGTGGTGGGTTTTCCTGCAACCGCAGGGAATCCGGTTCACCGCGCGCTTCGCGTCCGCCGTCGGCGTCCACCCGGAGTCGGACGTCCGGGTGCTCGGCGTGCGGGTCGGGCGGGTGCTGTCCGTCGTGCCGGAGCGGGACTCGGTGCGCGTGGAGGTGGAGCTGGACCACGGGGTCCGGGCGCCCGCCGACGTCCGGGCCGCCGTGGTCGCGCCGTCCGTCGTCGCCGACCGGTACCTCCAGCTCGCCCCCGCCTACACCGGTGGCGAGCCGCTGGCCGCGGGCGCGGTGGTGCCGCTGGAGCGCACCGCCGCGAGCATCGAGCTGGACCAGCTGTACGGCAGCCTGGAACGGCTGCTCGACGCGCTCGGGCCGGACGGCGCCAACCGCGAGGGCGCGCTGTCCGACCTGCTCGGCACCGGCGCGTCCGTGCTCGACGGAAACGGCGCCAAGCTCGGGGAAGCGGTGCGGGAGCTGGCTTCCGCGACGCGCGTGCTGGCCGGATCGCGTGACGACCTGTTCGGCGCGGTCGACAACTTGGAGGAGTTCACCGGGGCGCTGGCGTCGGTGGACGAGCAGGTCGGGCAGCTCGCCGGGCAGCTGGCCGACGTCGCCGGGTTCTTCGCCGCCGAGCGCGGCGACCTGGAGGCGCTGCTGGGGGAGCTGGCCTCCGCGCTGGAGGCGGTGCGCGGCTTCGTCAAGGACAACCGGGGGCGGCTCGAGTCCACCGTGGACGACCTGGCCGAGCTGACCGGGGTGCTGGCCGCGCAGCGCGGGTCGCTGGACGAGGCCGTCCGCTCCGCGCCCCGCGCGCTGCACAACGTGGTCGACGCCTACGACCCGGAGAGCGGGCGGCTGACCGTGCGGGCCAACCTCACCGAGTTCGTGTCCGACCTGCTGAGCGTGCCGGGAGGTCCGAGGTGA
- a CDS encoding MCE family protein, producing MRPSRWTALVAVLVLLAGCSGMPSAYDLPLPGGADVGDRPYRVTVEFDDVLDLVPQAAVKVADVPVGRVEEIGLSEDGSVALVRLLVNGDARLPADARGLLRQSSLLGEKYVELAPGDGGAGDGGAGGELVDGAVVPVARTNRNPEVEEVLGALSMLLNGGGIGQVQDISRELGAAFDGNTGQARSLLSTVDEFVRRLDERRADITRAVDGLARLSEVLAAQKPGIAEVLDGVEPGLRVLEEQRGQLVGLLGALDRLSGVAVDTVERSREDLVADLEALEPVLRELAEAGQDLPRSLELLLTFPFTDAVLDGVKGDYLNTYLELKGGPR from the coding sequence GTGAGGCCGTCGCGGTGGACCGCCCTGGTGGCGGTGCTGGTGCTGCTCGCCGGGTGCTCGGGGATGCCCAGCGCCTACGACCTGCCGCTGCCCGGCGGGGCGGACGTGGGGGACCGGCCGTACCGGGTGACCGTCGAGTTCGACGACGTGCTCGACCTGGTGCCGCAGGCCGCGGTGAAGGTCGCCGACGTGCCGGTGGGGCGGGTGGAGGAGATCGGGCTGTCCGAGGACGGGTCGGTCGCGCTGGTGCGGCTGCTGGTCAACGGGGACGCGCGGCTGCCCGCCGACGCCAGGGGGCTGCTGCGGCAGTCCTCGCTGCTGGGGGAGAAGTACGTGGAGCTCGCGCCCGGCGACGGCGGGGCGGGCGACGGCGGTGCCGGTGGCGAGCTGGTGGACGGCGCGGTCGTGCCGGTGGCCCGCACCAACCGCAACCCCGAGGTGGAGGAGGTGCTCGGCGCGCTGTCCATGCTGCTCAACGGCGGCGGCATCGGGCAGGTCCAGGACATCTCCCGCGAGCTGGGCGCCGCCTTCGACGGCAACACCGGGCAGGCCCGCTCGCTGCTGTCCACGGTGGACGAGTTCGTGCGGCGGCTCGACGAGCGGCGCGCGGACATCACGCGGGCCGTCGACGGGCTGGCGCGGTTGTCCGAGGTGCTCGCGGCGCAGAAGCCCGGCATCGCCGAGGTCCTGGACGGTGTGGAACCCGGCCTGCGGGTGCTGGAGGAGCAGCGCGGTCAGCTCGTCGGGCTGCTCGGCGCGCTCGACCGGCTCTCCGGCGTCGCCGTCGACACCGTGGAGCGGTCGCGCGAGGACCTCGTCGCCGACCTCGAGGCGCTCGAACCGGTGCTGCGCGAGCTGGCCGAGGCCGGCCAGGACCTGCCCCGGTCGCTGGAGCTGCTGCTCACGTTCCCCTTCACCGACGCGGTGCTCGACGGCGTCAAGGGCGACTACCTCAACACCTACCTGGAGCTGAAGGGCGGTCCGAGGTGA
- a CDS encoding MCE family protein has protein sequence MRVRIALFVVIALVGTGFTGARYAGLVPGDEYPVHVRLARTGGLFAGGEVTHRGVRVGRVDRVRLVDGVVQADLLIDGGVAIPRAARAVVTNRSAVGEQYLDFKPGDGEGSGDLAGDLAVGEVVPIGRTALPPPVEGVLTELDDLARSVPQDALRTVVDELDLALRDTGPDLGLLLDSVRDLTATAGEHLPRTSALLRDAGIVLDTQLDQAAAITSFAGSAAQVAAALERGDADLRRVIEAGPGVGEEVGGLLRESGGGLGATLANLVTTADVLLRRQGELEQVLVSLPRAVEVGQSVYSGGGVSLGLALTFFEPPPCTQGYEATARRGALDTGPAAFNAGAACTLPR, from the coding sequence GTGCGGGTCAGGATCGCGCTGTTCGTGGTGATCGCCCTGGTGGGCACCGGGTTCACCGGCGCCCGCTACGCCGGGCTCGTGCCGGGCGACGAGTACCCCGTGCACGTGCGACTGGCCAGGACCGGCGGGCTGTTCGCGGGCGGCGAGGTCACCCACCGGGGGGTCCGGGTCGGGCGGGTCGACCGGGTCCGGCTGGTCGACGGGGTCGTGCAGGCCGACCTGCTGATCGACGGCGGCGTCGCGATCCCGCGCGCCGCGCGGGCGGTGGTGACCAACCGGTCCGCCGTCGGCGAGCAGTACCTGGACTTCAAGCCCGGCGACGGGGAGGGGAGCGGGGACCTCGCCGGGGACCTCGCCGTGGGCGAGGTCGTGCCGATCGGGCGGACCGCGCTGCCACCACCGGTGGAGGGCGTGCTCACCGAGCTGGACGACCTGGCCAGGTCCGTGCCGCAGGACGCGCTGCGCACCGTCGTGGACGAGCTGGACCTCGCGCTCCGCGACACCGGACCGGACCTCGGGCTGCTGCTCGACAGCGTCCGCGACCTCACCGCCACCGCGGGCGAGCACCTGCCGCGGACCAGCGCCCTGCTGCGCGACGCCGGGATTGTGCTGGACACCCAGCTCGACCAGGCCGCCGCCATCACCTCGTTCGCCGGGTCCGCCGCCCAGGTCGCCGCCGCCCTGGAGCGCGGTGACGCCGACCTGCGGCGGGTGATCGAGGCCGGGCCCGGCGTCGGCGAGGAGGTCGGCGGGCTGCTCCGGGAGAGCGGCGGCGGGCTCGGCGCCACCCTGGCGAACCTCGTCACCACCGCCGACGTGCTGCTGCGCAGGCAGGGCGAGCTGGAGCAGGTGCTGGTGTCCCTGCCGCGCGCCGTCGAGGTCGGGCAGTCGGTGTACTCCGGCGGCGGCGTCTCCCTCGGACTGGCGCTCACCTTCTTCGAGCCGCCGCCGTGCACCCAGGGCTACGAGGCGACCGCGCGGCGTGGCGCGCTCGACACCGGACCGGCCGCGTTCAACGCGGGCGCCGCCTGCACCCTGCCCAGGTGA
- a CDS encoding aminoglycoside phosphotransferase family protein, with product MPLPVADTEARFEAITPEELLPGVAELARRLGLTAVPERFASGSLPVYSVGHDHVLKLFPALYLPEVAPERDVLAAVHGKLPAPTPELLGSGEFQGWGYVHMGRLHGDEVHLRWPRLGAAERVDLAHRVGECLAALHEVPSPVAEPADWAAFTARQRAGCVERQRARGLAERWVEQIPDFLDSVDLGAEPRVLAHTEVMGAHLLTSGGRLTGLFDFEPAMPAAREYEFVATGVFLTRGERAANRALHAGYGREVDPRRVMAYTLLHVYSNLPWYLKEVPSGATTFDELAQDWFGG from the coding sequence ATGCCGCTGCCAGTCGCCGACACCGAGGCCCGCTTCGAGGCGATCACCCCCGAGGAGCTGCTGCCCGGCGTCGCCGAGCTCGCGCGGCGCCTGGGGCTGACCGCCGTCCCCGAGCGGTTCGCCTCCGGATCGCTCCCGGTCTACTCGGTCGGCCACGACCACGTGCTCAAGCTCTTCCCCGCGCTCTACCTCCCGGAGGTCGCGCCGGAGCGGGACGTCCTGGCCGCCGTGCACGGGAAGCTCCCGGCGCCCACGCCCGAACTTCTCGGCTCCGGGGAGTTCCAGGGCTGGGGGTACGTCCACATGGGACGGTTGCACGGCGACGAGGTCCACCTGCGGTGGCCCCGGCTGGGCGCCGCCGAGCGGGTCGACCTCGCCCACCGGGTCGGCGAGTGCCTCGCCGCGCTGCACGAGGTCCCGTCACCGGTCGCCGAACCCGCGGACTGGGCCGCGTTCACCGCGCGGCAGCGCGCGGGCTGCGTCGAGCGGCAGCGGGCGCGCGGGCTCGCGGAGCGGTGGGTCGAGCAGATCCCCGACTTCCTCGACTCCGTCGACCTCGGCGCGGAGCCGCGGGTCCTCGCGCACACCGAGGTCATGGGCGCCCACCTGCTCACGAGCGGCGGCAGGCTCACCGGGCTGTTCGACTTCGAGCCCGCCATGCCCGCCGCGCGCGAGTACGAGTTCGTCGCCACCGGCGTCTTCCTCACGCGGGGCGAGCGGGCCGCCAACCGGGCGCTGCACGCCGGGTACGGGCGCGAGGTCGACCCGCGCCGCGTCATGGCCTACACCCTGCTGCACGTGTACTCGAACCTGCCCTGGTACCTCAAGGAGGTGCCGAGCGGCGCGACCACGTTCGACGAGCTGGCGCAGGACTGGTTCGGCGGCTGA
- a CDS encoding YchJ family protein: MRCPCGSGSPYDECCARYHGGERAPTAVALMRSRYSAFAVGDTDYLLRTWHPDTRPEGLELEPGQKWLRLEVLSWTGGGVLDAEGEVEFRAHYRWSGGREELHERSAFRRVDGAWAYVEALG, from the coding sequence ATGCGCTGCCCCTGCGGTTCCGGTTCCCCCTACGACGAGTGCTGCGCCCGCTACCACGGCGGCGAGCGCGCGCCGACGGCCGTGGCGCTGATGCGCTCGCGCTACTCGGCGTTCGCGGTGGGGGACACCGACTACCTGCTGCGCACCTGGCACCCGGACACCCGGCCCGAGGGGCTGGAGCTGGAGCCGGGGCAGAAGTGGCTGCGCCTGGAGGTGCTGTCGTGGACCGGCGGGGGCGTGCTGGACGCCGAGGGCGAGGTGGAGTTCCGGGCGCACTACCGCTGGTCGGGCGGCCGGGAGGAGCTGCACGAGCGGAGCGCGTTCCGGCGGGTCGACGGGGCGTGGGCGTACGTCGAGGCGCTCGGCTGA
- a CDS encoding glycoside hydrolase family 6 protein, translating into MRSTTTARGNGATPSKSRRGKVAAGALSSALVAAATAIATGTASPAAVAADSEFYSDPATSAARWVAANPNDSRAAVIRDRVASVPQAKWFTTTNTSTIRAEVDAHTSAAASAGKTPILVVYNIPNRDCGGASGGGAPSHGAYRQWVDQFAAGLAGRPAAIILEPDVLPIMSTCQSASQQAETRASMAYAGKALKAASSQAKVYFDIGHSAWLTPAEAANRLRAAEVSTSADGIATNVSNYRRTADEVAFAKATLNALGDGRLKAVVDTSRNGNGPLGSEWCDPPGRAIGTPSTRNTGDPQIDAFLWVKIPGEADGCIAGAGQFVPQRAYDMAVAAGPAPTTTTTTTTTTRVTTTTTTPPPNGAACVVRHRVVSSWSGGHTGEVVIENRGPALQNWTLEFSAPGVAVSQGWNGTWTDLGDTVRVTSASWNGGIATGGTATTGYSASFSGGTPPFTSPVLNGTACA; encoded by the coding sequence ATGCGATCAACGACCACGGCGCGCGGCAACGGCGCCACGCCGTCGAAGTCCCGTCGCGGGAAGGTGGCAGCGGGAGCGCTGTCCAGCGCGCTGGTCGCCGCGGCCACCGCCATCGCCACGGGGACGGCTTCCCCCGCGGCGGTGGCGGCGGACTCGGAGTTCTACTCCGACCCGGCGACCAGCGCGGCCAGGTGGGTGGCGGCGAACCCGAACGACAGCAGGGCCGCCGTCATCCGCGACCGCGTCGCCTCGGTACCCCAGGCGAAGTGGTTCACCACGACCAACACGTCCACGATCCGCGCCGAGGTGGACGCCCACACCTCGGCGGCGGCGTCGGCGGGCAAGACCCCGATCCTGGTGGTCTACAACATCCCCAACCGCGACTGCGGCGGCGCGAGCGGCGGCGGCGCGCCCTCGCACGGCGCCTACCGGCAGTGGGTCGACCAGTTCGCGGCGGGACTCGCGGGCCGCCCGGCCGCGATCATCCTCGAACCCGACGTCCTCCCGATCATGAGCACCTGCCAGAGCGCGTCCCAGCAGGCCGAGACCCGCGCGTCGATGGCCTACGCGGGCAAAGCGCTCAAGGCCGCGTCGAGCCAGGCGAAGGTGTACTTCGACATCGGCCACTCGGCCTGGCTGACCCCGGCCGAGGCGGCGAACCGCCTGCGCGCGGCGGAGGTCTCCACCAGCGCGGACGGCATCGCGACCAACGTCTCCAACTACCGCCGCACCGCCGACGAGGTGGCGTTCGCCAAGGCCACCCTGAACGCGCTCGGCGACGGCAGGCTCAAGGCCGTCGTCGACACCAGCCGCAACGGCAACGGACCGCTCGGCAGCGAGTGGTGCGACCCGCCCGGCCGCGCGATCGGCACGCCCAGCACCAGGAACACCGGCGACCCGCAGATCGACGCCTTCCTGTGGGTGAAGATCCCCGGCGAGGCGGACGGCTGCATCGCGGGCGCGGGCCAGTTCGTGCCGCAGCGCGCGTACGACATGGCGGTGGCCGCAGGTCCCGCCCCGACGACGACAACGACGACCACCACGACCACGCGCGTCACCACGACCACCACCACGCCCCCGCCGAACGGCGCGGCCTGCGTGGTGCGGCACCGGGTGGTCAGCTCGTGGTCGGGCGGCCACACCGGCGAGGTGGTGATCGAGAACCGGGGTCCGGCGCTCCAGAACTGGACCTTGGAGTTCTCCGCCCCCGGCGTGGCCGTCTCCCAGGGCTGGAACGGGACGTGGACGGACCTGGGCGACACCGTCCGGGTCACGAGCGCGTCCTGGAACGGCGGGATCGCCACCGGTGGAACCGCGACCACCGGCTACTCGGCGAGCTTCAGCGGCGGCACGCCCCCGTTCACGTCTCCCGTGCTGAACGGAACGGCCTGCGCCTGA